A single genomic interval of Pyrus communis chromosome 5, drPyrComm1.1, whole genome shotgun sequence harbors:
- the LOC137735219 gene encoding RGS1-HXK1-interacting protein 1, with protein sequence MATVPETSSEENPTLSHSNSISHSPQTLDQLATPWVDYAVEQARIYQKNVEETFESAIAASRSRLSEIRATSAAHFSQTINSLEDIKSNCGAYEELLFGKIKEGVHVAASNPMITAGVATGLGFLLLKRPRRLLYHKALRLFVSEESLLSRADAKVKELRHSIDLLKAESEKLEKRALHAEEELTRGRTKLRQTGKQIQSVIRSAYKAERQAAGLKDILGELPRREAAVFRSQVSKLATEAKKERNALSKEVTKISNYGISV encoded by the exons ATGGCGACGGTGCCGGAAACCTCATCGGAAGAGAATCCAACCCTATCACACAGCAATTCCATAAGCCACAGTCCCCAAACCCTAGACCAGCTCGCCACACCGTGGGTTGACTACGCCGTCGAGCAGGCTCGGATTTACCAGAAGAACGTAGAAGAAACCTTCGAATCCGCCATTGCAGCTTCTAGGTCACGTCTCTCTGAGATTCGAGCCACCTCCGCCGCTCATTTCAGCCAAACTATT AACTCTCTGGAAGATATCAAATCTAATTGTGGTGCTTATGAGGAACTTTTATTTGGGAAGATTAAAG AGGGTGTTCATGTTGCAGCTTCAAATCCCATGATTACAGCTGGAGTTGCAACTGGATTGGGGTTTCTGCTTCTGAAAA GACCACGACGCCTCTTGTACCACAAAGCCTTGCGCCTTTTTGTGAGCGAAGAG TCTTTACTTTCTAGAGCTGATGCCAAAGTAAAGGAGTTGCGACATTCAATTGATCTTCTAAAGGCTGAAAGTGAAAAATTAGAg AAGCGGGCATTACATGCTGAAGAGGAATTGACAAGGGGAAGGACAAAACTTAG ACAAACAGGGAAACAAATCCAAAGTGTGATTCGCTCAGCTTATAAGGCTGAAAGACAAGCAGCAG GTTTGAAAGATATCCTTGGAGAGCTTCCCAGAAGAGAAGCAGCTGTGTTTCGGTCACAA GTTTCCAAACTAGCTACCGAggcaaagaaagaaaggaatgcTTTGTCAAAGGAGGTCACAAAAATTAGCAATTATGGGATCTCAGTCTGA
- the LOC137735504 gene encoding phosphatidylinositol N-acetylglucosaminyltransferase subunit P-like, whose amino-acid sequence MEDSYSVCSPRRILSVSKKRRATVSFVDSDDKASGFHGPKPSEVYGFVGSITTVVATVIFLVWAYVPESWLHSIGIFYYPSRYWALAVPAYAMMTVVLALGFYCGVNFMSTPPPSSLYTVYDEFSRDPLSSSPVGDDDQPIEPISDISIDRINRSMFK is encoded by the exons ATGGAGGATTCATATTCAGTGTGCAGCCCCAGAAGAATACTGAGTGTATCAAAGAAGAGGAGGGCAACAGTGTCATTTGTTGATTCAGATGACAAGGCTTCTGGGTTTCATGGCCCCAAGCCTTCTGAAGTCTATGGCTTTGTTGGCTCCATCACTACTGTTGTGGCTACAG TTATATTCTTGGTGTGGGCGTATGTTCCAGAGTCTTGGCTGCATTCCATTGGGATTTTTTACTATCCCAGCAG GTATTGGGCATTGGCCGTGCCAGCTTACGCTATGATGACAGTGGTATTAGCATTGGGATTTTACTGTGGCGTCAACTTCATGTCCACCCCTCCCCCTTCTTCCTTATATACTGTTTACG ATGAATTCAGTAGAGATCCTCTGAGCTCTTCTCCAGTTGGGGATGATGATCAGCCCATCGAGCCAATATCCGATATCAGCATCGACAGAATCAATCGTTCCATGTTTAAATAA
- the LOC137735503 gene encoding nucleolar GTP-binding protein 1-like, whose translation MSRASTLFQLWQTPIRLPLAISKISKGPHLIPSARSYPVLCFCKEIQTSTYEVVKGSYVPSPVVKPESKAKEKSLENLEDVGAFQKLPMVMPSVDILYSALRKAKRITPTKGIANIAKRERNRGARQLDALMKELAIPLRTYSENFPNKKYLHPYERSLIELILGDGNYEQVLGKVDALRKKVVSIGKEHASLCAKSTTKKEAEARLTEGIKKVEETFNREGKHVDDLLHIAKTLRAMPVVDLEAPTLCLVGAPNVGKSSLVRILSTGKPEICNYPFTTRGILMGHIISSHQTFQVTDTPGLLKRCDEDRNNLEKLTLAVLSHLPTAILYVHDLTGECGTSPSDQFVIYKEIKERFGEHLWLDVVSKCDLLQKSPVLFATDNGDDSDLKLERYRKLGPDGAIHVSVMNEVGLAELKSRVHEMLDSQMTRIQVQESNKEKLEVVS comes from the exons ATGAGCAGGGCTTCTACTCTCTTCCAATTGTGGCAGACCCCAATCAGATTGCCGCTCGCAAtctctaaaatttcaaaag GTCCGCACTTGATACCGAGTGCCAGAAGTTATCCAGTACTGTGCTTCTGCAAGGAAATACAAACTAGCACATATGAAGTTGTCAAGGGAAGCTATGTACCTTCACCTGTTGTAAAACCAGAGAGCAAGGCGAAG GAAAAATCACTCGAAAATCTTGAAGATGTTGGTGCATTCCAAAAGCTACCCATGGTGATGCCATCTGTTGACATTCTGTACTCAGCACTAAGGAAGGCTAAGAGGATTACACCAACAAAGG GTATTGCCAATATTGCAAAGCGAGAGAGAAATAGAGGTGCAAGGCAACTTGATGCATTGatgaaa GAATTGGCAATTCCGTTGAGAACTTATTCAGAgaattttccaaataaaaagTATCTTCACCCTTACGAACGGTCTCTTATTGAATTAATTCTTGGGGATGGAAATTATGAACAG GTGTTGGGAAAGGTTGATGCTTTGAGGAAGAAGGTTGTGTCTATTGGAAAGGAACATGCATCTCTTTGTGCTAAG TCAACGACAAAGAAGGAAGCAGAGGCAAGACTAACTGAG GGTATAAAGAAAGTCGAAGAGACATTTAATCGTGAAGGAAAACATGTCGATGATTTGTTACACATAGCCAAG ACCCTGCGAGCAATGCCAGTAGTTGATCTAGAAGCACCGACACTGTGTCTTGTTGGAGCTCCTAATGTCGGGAAGTCATCTTTGGTCCGTATACTCTCTACTGGGAAGCCTGAG ATCTGCAACTACCCATTCACAACAAGAGGAATACTAATGGGTCATATTATTTCAAGCCATCAGACTTTTCAG GTGACAGACACTCCTGGCCTGCTGAAGAGATGTGATG AGGACAGAAATAATTTGGAAAAATTGACACTTGCTGTCCTCTCACATTTACCGACCGCAATTCTCTATGTCCATGACCTCACTGGGGAATGCGGGACCTCACCTTCTGACCAG TTTGTCATATACAAGGAAATAAAGGAGAGGTTTGGTGAGCATCTTTGGCTTGATGTTGTGTCCAAATGTGATCTGTTGCAAAAGTCTCCAGTGCTATTTGCCACTGATAATGGTGATGATTCTGATCTTAAGCTGGAAAGGTACCGGAAGTTGGGTCCCGACGGAGCTATTCATGTGTCAGTGATGAATGAAGTAGGGCTCGCCGAG TTGAAGAGTAGAGTGCATGAGATGCTGGATTCTCAGATGACCAGGATCCAAGTTCAAGAAAGCAACAAAGAAAAGCTTGAAGTTGTTAGTTGA